From a region of the Mycobacterium intracellulare ATCC 13950 genome:
- a CDS encoding SpoIIE family protein phosphatase → MVAEKDWDRTVGAAEDVRRVFENVPMLLVGLEGPEHRFVAVNAAYRVLSPPIDSIGLLTREVYPELVSQEIIQMFDRVYQTGEPQSGTEWRVQADFDGAGQAQEHFFDFIVTARRAEDGTIEGVQLAFTDVTDRVQTRMAAEARLEELSERYRNVRDSATVMQQALLAPSVPVIPGADVTAQYLVAAEDTAAGGDWFDAIPLGDRLVLVVGDVVGHGVEAAAVMSQLRTALRMQVVAGYPIAEALEAVDRFRKHVPGSNTATICVGALDFGTGEFRYCTAGHPPPLLVTSEATSRYLEPSGAGPLGSGTGFPVRTEFLDVGDSILLYTDGLIERPGRPLGASTAEFAELAANIAGGQRGFVIESSMRAIDRICSETLELLLRSTGYSDDVTLLAAQRRTPPAPLHMTLDATLHAARAVRTRLRQWLAEIGATADDISDVVHAISEFVENSVEHGYATDVSDGVDVEAMLSGDGDLHISVIDRGRWKDHREGETGRGRGLAMAEALVSEAHVSHGPDGTTARVTHHLSRPADFVTDSLVSRATRQRTVNSEFVSAVTEPGRIVVSGDVDSNTASTLDRQIAVESRSGVAPLTIDLSAVTHLGSSGVSALAAARERAQRQGSEYVLVAPPGSPAHHVLSLVQIPVVSGLAENVVAEG, encoded by the coding sequence ATGGTGGCCGAAAAGGACTGGGACCGAACGGTCGGCGCGGCCGAGGACGTGCGGCGCGTCTTCGAGAATGTCCCCATGCTGTTGGTCGGCCTTGAAGGGCCCGAGCACCGATTCGTCGCGGTCAACGCGGCGTACCGCGTCCTCAGTCCGCCCATCGACTCGATCGGGCTGCTGACGCGCGAGGTCTATCCCGAACTGGTGAGCCAGGAAATCATCCAGATGTTCGACCGGGTGTACCAAACGGGCGAGCCGCAATCGGGAACAGAGTGGCGGGTCCAAGCCGACTTCGACGGCGCGGGGCAGGCGCAGGAACACTTCTTCGACTTCATCGTCACGGCACGCCGCGCCGAGGACGGCACGATCGAGGGCGTGCAGCTGGCGTTCACCGACGTCACAGACCGGGTGCAAACGCGGATGGCCGCCGAGGCGCGCCTCGAGGAGCTGTCCGAGCGGTACCGCAACGTCCGCGATTCCGCCACGGTCATGCAGCAGGCGTTGCTCGCGCCGTCGGTGCCCGTCATTCCCGGCGCGGATGTGACGGCGCAGTATCTCGTCGCCGCGGAGGACACCGCGGCCGGTGGCGACTGGTTCGATGCGATTCCCCTGGGGGACAGGCTGGTTCTCGTCGTCGGTGACGTCGTCGGCCATGGTGTCGAAGCGGCGGCGGTGATGTCACAGCTGCGAACCGCGCTGCGGATGCAGGTCGTGGCGGGATATCCGATCGCCGAGGCGCTCGAGGCCGTCGACCGGTTCCGCAAGCACGTGCCCGGGTCGAACACGGCCACAATTTGCGTCGGCGCGCTCGATTTCGGCACCGGCGAATTCCGTTACTGCACCGCCGGACACCCGCCGCCGCTGCTGGTGACGTCCGAGGCGACCTCGCGCTATCTCGAGCCTTCCGGCGCGGGTCCGCTCGGCAGCGGCACCGGGTTTCCGGTCCGCACCGAGTTCCTCGATGTGGGCGACTCGATCCTGCTGTACACCGACGGCCTGATCGAGCGGCCCGGCCGGCCACTGGGCGCCAGCACCGCCGAATTCGCCGAACTGGCCGCGAATATCGCCGGCGGCCAACGCGGCTTCGTCATCGAATCATCGATGCGAGCGATCGACCGAATCTGTTCGGAGACACTGGAACTGCTGCTGCGCTCGACCGGCTACAGCGACGACGTGACACTCCTCGCGGCGCAACGCCGCACTCCACCCGCGCCGCTGCACATGACGCTGGACGCAACCCTGCACGCCGCCCGCGCGGTACGCACTCGGCTCCGGCAGTGGCTGGCGGAGATCGGCGCCACCGCCGACGACATCTCCGATGTCGTGCACGCGATCTCGGAGTTCGTCGAGAACTCGGTCGAGCACGGGTACGCGACCGACGTCTCCGACGGCGTTGACGTCGAAGCGATGCTGTCCGGCGACGGCGATCTGCACATTTCGGTGATCGACCGCGGACGGTGGAAGGATCACCGCGAAGGCGAAACGGGCCGCGGCCGCGGCCTTGCCATGGCCGAAGCCTTGGTGTCGGAGGCGCACGTCAGTCACGGCCCCGATGGGACGACCGCGCGGGTGACGCACCACCTGTCGCGGCCGGCGGACTTCGTTACCGACTCGCTGGTCAGCCGCGCGACCCGTCAGCGGACGGTCAACTCCGAATTCGTCTCCGCGGTCACCGAACCGGGCCGCATCGTGGTCAGCGGCGACGTCGATTCCAACACCGCGTCCACGCTGGACCGTCAGATCGCGGTCGAAAGCCGTTCCGGCGTCGCACCGTTGACCATCGATCTCAGCGCGGTCACCCACCTCGGATCGTCGGGCGTCAGCGCCCTTGCCGCCGCGCGGGAGCGGGCACAACGACAGGGCAGCGAGTACGTGCTGGTGGCCCCGCCGGGAAGCCCGGCGCACCACGTCTTGTCACTGGTGCAGATCCCGGTGGTCAGCGGTCTGGCCGAGAACGTCGTCGCCGAGGGCTAG
- a CDS encoding amidohydrolase family protein: MPSRELPFPVFDADNHMYEPQEALTKFLPDKRKNVIDYVQVRGRTKIVVRGHISEYIPNPTFEVVARPGAQEDYFRNGSQGKSYREILGEPMKAIPAFREPGARLEVMDELGIDFALMFPTLASLVEERMKDDPEMTHDVIHALNEWMYEQWSFNYKDRIFATPVITLPIVDRALEELQWCLERGARTVLVRPAPVPGYRGSRSFGLEEFDPFWQACVRAEIPVSMHASDSGYSELLNIWEPGDEFLPFKPTAFRSLAMGHRPIEDAFGALICHGALSRNPDLRILSIENGADWVPTLFRGLKGVYKKMPQAFTEDPIETFKRCVYVSPFWEDRFTEIVNMVGTDRVVFGSDWPHPEGLKDPITFVDELADFSDEDKAKIMGGNLMKLMKVSAPASKKPVSA; encoded by the coding sequence ATGCCGTCTCGCGAGCTTCCCTTCCCGGTTTTCGACGCGGACAACCACATGTACGAGCCGCAGGAGGCGCTCACCAAGTTCCTGCCGGACAAACGCAAGAACGTCATCGACTACGTCCAGGTGCGCGGCCGCACCAAGATCGTGGTGCGCGGCCACATCAGTGAATACATCCCCAACCCGACGTTCGAGGTGGTGGCACGCCCGGGCGCCCAGGAGGACTACTTCCGCAACGGCTCACAGGGCAAGAGCTATCGCGAAATCCTCGGCGAGCCAATGAAAGCCATCCCGGCCTTCCGCGAACCGGGCGCGCGCCTGGAGGTCATGGACGAGCTCGGCATCGACTTCGCGCTGATGTTCCCGACACTGGCCAGCCTGGTCGAGGAGCGCATGAAGGACGACCCGGAGATGACCCATGACGTCATCCACGCCCTCAACGAATGGATGTACGAGCAATGGTCGTTCAACTATAAGGACCGCATCTTTGCCACCCCGGTGATCACCCTGCCGATCGTGGACCGTGCGCTCGAGGAACTGCAGTGGTGCCTGGAGCGCGGCGCCCGCACGGTGCTGGTGCGTCCCGCGCCGGTGCCCGGCTACCGCGGCAGCCGGTCGTTCGGGCTCGAAGAATTCGACCCGTTCTGGCAGGCCTGCGTGCGGGCCGAGATCCCCGTTTCGATGCACGCCTCGGACAGCGGCTACTCCGAATTGCTCAACATCTGGGAGCCGGGCGACGAGTTCCTGCCGTTCAAGCCGACCGCCTTCCGCAGCCTGGCCATGGGCCATCGCCCCATCGAGGATGCGTTCGGTGCCCTGATCTGCCATGGCGCGCTGTCCCGCAACCCTGACCTGCGGATACTGTCCATCGAGAACGGCGCGGACTGGGTGCCGACCCTGTTCCGGGGCCTCAAGGGCGTCTACAAGAAGATGCCGCAGGCGTTCACCGAGGACCCGATCGAGACGTTCAAGCGGTGCGTCTACGTCAGCCCGTTCTGGGAAGACCGGTTCACCGAGATCGTCAACATGGTGGGCACCGACCGGGTGGTCTTCGGATCCGACTGGCCGCACCCCGAGGGCCTGAAAGACCCGATCACGTTCGTCGACGAGCTGGCCGATTTCAGCGACGAGGACAAGGCAAAGATCATGGGCGGCAACCTGATGAAGCTGATGAAGGTTTCCGCGCCGGCGTCGAAGAAGCCCGTCTCGGCCTGA
- a CDS encoding acyl-CoA dehydrogenase family protein, which yields MTTIDSPEKVLFTSTTQAFLEKEAPLRRVRELHAEGASFDPAWWRRAAELGWTGLLVPEELGGGSVSESGFADLAMVAEQLGKTVAPGPLYPVSTVLSTLAECSNSEAHADAIEALIAGESVASWAVCEPGQGWAPLAPAVTATETDAGYRIDGVKDRVEAGAQSSALLVVARGGPNGAEIRQFLVPTDAPGVSIEPQQSVDLVKQYARVRFEGVVVPRSVAVGTAGETPALVDRQSQIAQVLQCAEVVGVLQTVFDFTAQWALDRHTFGRPLASYQALKHKFADMKLWLEACRATTWAAVDNVAGRAPQAGLSASIAKSYVGEMAGQIVQACVQMHGGIGVTWEHDLHLYLRRVTLYRSMFGTPEEHNLRVYEFEKAGRSDR from the coding sequence ATGACCACCATCGACTCCCCCGAAAAGGTCCTCTTCACCTCGACGACCCAGGCCTTTCTCGAAAAGGAAGCGCCGCTGCGCCGGGTGCGGGAGCTACACGCCGAGGGGGCGTCGTTTGACCCAGCGTGGTGGCGGCGCGCCGCGGAGCTCGGGTGGACGGGGCTGCTCGTTCCGGAGGAGCTGGGCGGCGGGAGTGTGTCGGAGAGCGGCTTCGCCGACCTGGCGATGGTCGCCGAGCAGCTCGGAAAGACGGTCGCGCCCGGGCCGCTGTATCCGGTCAGCACCGTCCTGTCGACGCTCGCCGAGTGCTCCAACTCCGAAGCGCACGCCGATGCCATCGAGGCGCTGATCGCGGGTGAATCGGTGGCGTCGTGGGCGGTTTGTGAGCCCGGCCAGGGCTGGGCGCCACTGGCTCCCGCGGTGACGGCGACCGAAACCGACGCCGGCTACCGCATCGACGGCGTCAAGGACCGCGTCGAGGCGGGCGCCCAGAGCTCGGCGCTGCTGGTGGTGGCGCGCGGCGGCCCGAATGGCGCTGAGATTCGCCAGTTTCTGGTCCCGACGGATGCTCCGGGCGTCAGCATCGAGCCCCAGCAGTCGGTGGACTTGGTCAAGCAATACGCCCGCGTGCGCTTCGAGGGTGTCGTCGTGCCCCGGTCTGTGGCCGTCGGCACCGCCGGTGAGACGCCCGCACTGGTCGATCGACAAAGCCAGATCGCCCAGGTGTTGCAGTGCGCCGAGGTCGTCGGCGTCCTGCAAACGGTGTTTGACTTCACCGCCCAGTGGGCGCTGGACCGGCACACATTCGGTCGCCCGCTGGCGTCGTATCAGGCCCTCAAACACAAGTTCGCCGACATGAAGCTGTGGCTGGAGGCCTGCCGGGCGACCACGTGGGCGGCGGTGGACAACGTGGCGGGTCGCGCGCCGCAGGCGGGATTGTCGGCCAGCATCGCGAAGTCCTACGTGGGGGAGATGGCCGGCCAGATCGTCCAGGCCTGCGTACAGATGCACGGCGGCATCGGTGTCACGTGGGAGCATGACCTGCACCTGTACCTTCGCCGGGTTACGTTGTACCGCAGCATGTTTGGTACGCCCGAGGAACACAACCTGCGGGTGTACGAGTTCGAAAAGGCGGGTCGTTCGGACAGATGA
- a CDS encoding acyl-CoA dehydrogenase family protein has product MTHTESVAEFAARARAWLADNMPAIDRDAPPPAPRDDERAWLRARELQKRLYDGGFAGICFPREYGGLGLDYEYQKAFDAETLDYEMPLILNTPTFTICCATLLDTGSEDQKKQHIAAALRGEEVLVQLLSEPSGGSDLAGVLTRAERDGDRWIINGAKTWSTSAFAADYGLCLARTNWDVPKHEGLTMFLVPISHPGITLRHITMLSGSTEFCEEFLDGVDVPDDAVVGEVNGGWAVASRQLYHERRAVGQGSEFASGGGSEGGNAIPVDYVGLVEKTGQADDPRVQEKAGRVLVHRAVAEQLIGHVYRSVRDGVLPPAAGTLIRLFHSETVTTDVDTALEIAGSAGVVGEPGAGLEAGLRYLSRQTVAIGGGTTEMARNVIGERVLGFPREYAADRGVPFSQVRHGERSERS; this is encoded by the coding sequence ATGACGCACACCGAATCTGTCGCAGAGTTCGCCGCCCGGGCCAGGGCATGGTTGGCCGACAACATGCCCGCCATCGACCGCGACGCCCCACCACCGGCCCCGCGCGACGACGAGCGGGCCTGGCTGCGGGCCCGAGAACTCCAAAAGCGCTTGTACGACGGCGGATTCGCCGGCATCTGCTTTCCCCGCGAGTATGGCGGTCTGGGGCTGGACTACGAATACCAAAAGGCATTCGACGCCGAAACCCTCGACTACGAAATGCCCCTGATCCTCAACACCCCGACGTTCACCATCTGCTGCGCAACGCTGCTCGACACCGGCAGCGAAGACCAGAAGAAGCAGCACATCGCCGCGGCGCTGCGCGGCGAAGAGGTGCTGGTGCAATTGTTGAGCGAACCCAGCGGCGGATCGGACCTGGCCGGCGTGCTCACCCGGGCCGAGCGCGATGGCGACCGTTGGATCATCAACGGCGCCAAGACGTGGAGCACGAGCGCCTTCGCCGCCGATTACGGCCTGTGCCTGGCCCGCACGAATTGGGATGTGCCCAAACACGAGGGCCTGACCATGTTCCTGGTGCCCATCTCTCATCCGGGAATCACGTTGCGGCACATCACCATGCTGAGCGGTTCCACCGAGTTCTGCGAGGAGTTCCTCGACGGAGTCGACGTTCCAGACGACGCCGTTGTCGGGGAGGTCAATGGCGGCTGGGCGGTGGCCTCGCGACAGCTGTACCACGAGCGCCGCGCAGTGGGGCAGGGCTCGGAGTTCGCCAGCGGCGGCGGCAGCGAGGGAGGCAACGCGATCCCGGTCGACTACGTCGGCCTCGTGGAGAAGACCGGACAGGCCGACGACCCACGCGTGCAGGAAAAGGCCGGCAGGGTCCTGGTGCACCGGGCGGTGGCCGAGCAGTTGATCGGCCATGTGTACCGCAGTGTCAGAGACGGCGTCCTGCCGCCGGCGGCCGGAACGCTCATCAGACTGTTCCACTCCGAAACCGTGACCACCGACGTCGACACGGCGCTGGAGATCGCGGGAAGCGCCGGCGTGGTGGGGGAGCCGGGCGCCGGCCTGGAGGCGGGGCTGCGCTACCTGTCGCGGCAGACGGTCGCGATCGGCGGCGGCACAACGGAAATGGCCCGCAACGTGATCGGCGAGCGGGTGCTGGGCTTCCCCCGCGAATATGCCGCCGACCGCGGGGTGCCGTTCAGCCAGGTACGGCATGGCGAGCGGTCCGAGCGGTCCTAG
- a CDS encoding alpha/beta hydrolase: MTQTNLARPHGLTRIDPVLRDAAVELGAFEFRAETLAAEREHANLLAAQRAAAADTSGVSIDSRSIAGPGGQLGLRLYRGDTESPAPLVVYAHGGGFVTGNLETDHAHCVELARDGGCLVVSVDYRLAPENPCPAALDDVEAAFRYVVDNSEELDADAGRIAVMGRDAGAALVAGLTQRMFDQEGPAILMQILHQPMLDSDATPSRREFQRTPGLNGPAVSRAWNHYLGHASASGQHVPAHRANLEGLPPTFVSCSEIDPCRDEAIDYANRLLHAYVHTELHVIAATFNGFDSMVPDWIVSRENRALHAQAVRRVFAM; the protein is encoded by the coding sequence ATGACACAGACGAACCTGGCCCGCCCACACGGCCTCACCCGCATCGACCCGGTACTGCGCGACGCCGCCGTCGAGTTGGGCGCCTTCGAGTTCCGCGCCGAGACACTGGCCGCCGAACGGGAGCACGCCAACCTGCTGGCCGCCCAGCGCGCCGCGGCGGCCGACACCAGCGGCGTCTCGATCGACTCCCGATCCATCGCCGGGCCCGGCGGTCAGCTGGGGCTCCGTTTGTACCGCGGCGACACCGAATCCCCGGCGCCCCTGGTGGTGTACGCCCATGGCGGCGGGTTCGTCACCGGCAACCTGGAGACGGACCATGCGCACTGCGTGGAGTTGGCCCGCGACGGCGGCTGTCTGGTGGTTTCCGTCGACTACCGGCTGGCGCCGGAGAATCCGTGCCCGGCGGCGCTGGACGACGTCGAAGCGGCCTTCCGCTACGTGGTCGACAACAGTGAAGAACTGGACGCCGACGCCGGCCGCATCGCGGTCATGGGGCGCGACGCCGGCGCGGCGCTCGTCGCCGGCCTGACCCAGCGCATGTTCGACCAGGAAGGTCCGGCCATCCTGATGCAGATCCTGCACCAGCCGATGCTCGACTCCGACGCCACGCCGTCGCGTCGCGAGTTCCAGCGCACCCCGGGCCTCAACGGCCCGGCCGTGAGCCGGGCATGGAATCACTACCTCGGCCACGCCAGCGCCAGTGGGCAACACGTCCCGGCGCACCGGGCAAACCTCGAGGGGCTGCCACCCACGTTCGTCAGCTGCTCCGAGATCGATCCCTGTCGCGACGAGGCCATCGACTACGCCAATCGGCTGCTGCACGCTTACGTCCACACCGAATTGCATGTGATTGCAGCGACCTTCAATGGCTTCGACTCGATGGTGCCGGATTGGATTGTTTCCCGGGAGAACCGGGCGCTGCACGCCCAGGCGGTGCGCCGCGTGTTCGCCATGTAG
- a CDS encoding cytochrome P450, which produces MTLSTDPNGQPVVPPLDFTGETSPYPFFEYMRRTDPVWHGSLADSGQLPEELRPDDEWVLFDYDAVSQAFRDDRVFTSAAYDKTIGLVMGHTILAMGGREHHDHRNLVAKAFRATALARWEPSVIGPVCDQLVDEIKNDGQADLVKAVTFEFPTRIISTLLGLPAEDLDLFRRLSLDLISIPTDIEAGLNAANELYDYFLKQVEQRRRKLTDDIIGDLVAAEIDGEKLTDEAIIAFLRLLLPAGLETTYRSSGNLLYLLLTHPEQLAMVRRDRSLLPMAIEEGLRFETPLTTVMRTTTEEVEIGGKTIPANAQIDMCMGSANRDETRWTDADTFDICRPRQAHIAFAGGIHMCLGMHLARLETRVMLNSLFDRVEDLAFVPDDGTGVESKIVGLTFRSPNKLPVTFAPAA; this is translated from the coding sequence ATGACGCTCAGCACTGACCCGAACGGTCAGCCCGTGGTGCCCCCGCTCGACTTCACCGGTGAAACCAGCCCCTATCCGTTCTTCGAGTACATGCGGCGCACGGACCCGGTCTGGCATGGTTCCCTGGCCGATTCCGGACAGCTGCCCGAGGAATTGCGGCCCGACGACGAATGGGTCCTGTTCGATTACGACGCTGTGTCCCAGGCTTTCCGCGACGACCGGGTGTTCACGTCGGCCGCCTACGACAAGACCATCGGGCTGGTGATGGGACACACCATTTTGGCGATGGGCGGCAGGGAGCACCACGACCACCGCAACCTGGTGGCCAAAGCCTTTCGTGCGACCGCGCTGGCGCGGTGGGAGCCCTCGGTCATCGGGCCGGTGTGCGATCAGCTCGTCGACGAAATCAAGAACGACGGCCAGGCGGACCTGGTGAAGGCGGTGACCTTCGAGTTCCCGACGCGGATCATCTCCACGCTGCTCGGTCTGCCCGCCGAAGATCTCGACCTGTTCCGACGCCTGTCGCTCGACCTCATCTCGATCCCGACCGACATCGAGGCGGGGTTGAACGCCGCCAACGAGCTCTACGACTACTTCCTCAAACAGGTCGAGCAGCGCAGGCGCAAGCTCACCGACGACATCATCGGAGACCTGGTCGCCGCGGAGATCGACGGCGAGAAGCTCACCGACGAGGCCATCATCGCCTTCCTGCGGCTGCTTCTTCCGGCCGGGCTGGAAACCACGTACCGTTCGTCGGGCAATTTGCTGTATCTGCTGTTGACCCACCCCGAGCAGCTGGCGATGGTCCGTCGGGACCGATCCTTGTTGCCGATGGCGATCGAGGAGGGCCTACGCTTCGAAACGCCACTGACCACGGTCATGCGTACCACGACCGAGGAGGTCGAAATCGGCGGTAAGACAATCCCGGCCAACGCCCAGATCGACATGTGTATGGGTTCGGCCAATCGCGACGAGACCCGCTGGACCGATGCCGATACGTTCGACATCTGCCGCCCGCGCCAGGCCCACATCGCCTTCGCGGGCGGCATTCACATGTGCCTGGGCATGCATCTGGCGCGACTGGAAACGCGGGTCATGTTGAACAGCCTGTTCGATCGCGTCGAGGATTTGGCGTTCGTCCCCGACGACGGCACCGGCGTGGAATCCAAGATCGTCGGGCTAACCTTCCGGTCGCCCAACAAGCTTCCGGTCACCTTCGCGCCCGCCGCATGA
- a CDS encoding hotdog fold thioesterase: protein MTAPNDEAEVTRGDRFIKTAVAILGETGRTDFTVQEVVARSKTSLRAFYQHFASKDELLLALFDRTIAQSVQAWRAETAGLDSTSALKLLIDRLSEQPESSTQDSLNRALTLYNQHLAETRPRDYARVLTPLHRLTRDIVGQGITEGVFNPGLDVGAAAAIVMQTVMGAQRLRWLGSELNGAPVDTGHLYDFCSRALGIRETDEESTVPSLAELFAQIGMRPGSRNGEFAMTMPVSPQVVNTSGALQGGLIATLVDVAGGQFGLDYLEPGTTMTTSDLFVRYLRPVRQGSAFAVPKVLRSGRRAMVMQVDIFGDGDGDDDELLATATVNFAIINGATPTIGPRADE from the coding sequence ATGACCGCCCCGAATGACGAAGCCGAAGTGACGCGCGGCGACCGCTTCATCAAGACCGCCGTCGCGATCCTGGGCGAGACGGGACGCACCGACTTCACCGTGCAGGAGGTCGTCGCCCGCTCCAAGACGTCGCTGCGGGCCTTCTACCAACACTTCGCCAGCAAGGACGAACTACTTCTGGCGCTGTTCGACAGAACCATCGCTCAATCGGTTCAGGCCTGGCGCGCCGAAACCGCGGGACTGGACAGCACGTCGGCGCTAAAATTGCTGATCGATCGGCTCAGCGAGCAACCGGAATCGAGCACCCAGGACAGTCTGAATCGCGCGCTGACCCTCTACAACCAGCACTTGGCCGAGACTCGTCCCCGTGACTACGCCCGGGTGCTCACACCGTTGCACCGGCTGACTCGCGACATCGTCGGGCAGGGCATCACCGAGGGCGTCTTCAACCCCGGATTGGACGTCGGTGCGGCCGCCGCCATCGTCATGCAGACGGTGATGGGCGCGCAGCGATTGCGTTGGCTGGGTTCGGAATTGAACGGCGCACCCGTGGATACGGGCCACCTCTACGACTTCTGCAGCCGCGCGCTCGGCATCCGCGAGACGGACGAAGAGTCGACGGTCCCGTCGCTGGCCGAGCTGTTCGCTCAGATCGGCATGCGCCCGGGCAGCCGCAACGGCGAGTTCGCGATGACCATGCCGGTCAGCCCGCAAGTCGTCAACACGTCCGGCGCCCTGCAGGGCGGCTTGATCGCGACGCTGGTGGACGTGGCGGGCGGCCAATTCGGGCTGGATTACCTGGAGCCGGGCACCACGATGACGACCTCGGATCTGTTTGTGCGCTACCTGCGGCCCGTCCGCCAGGGCTCGGCGTTCGCGGTGCCCAAGGTGTTGCGATCCGGACGACGGGCGATGGTGATGCAGGTGGACATTTTCGGCGACGGAGACGGCGACGACGACGAATTGCTCGCCACGGCCACCGTGAACTTCGCCATCATCAACGGCGCGACGCCGACGATCGGGCCGCGGGCCGACGAATAG